The Punica granatum isolate Tunisia-2019 chromosome 4, ASM765513v2, whole genome shotgun sequence sequence AAGCATTTACTCAATTATGCCCGTCGGTGCCACGAGTTTCACCTCTTGCCTAATATCTTCCAATACGTGCTGTGGTCAACAGTAATTGATCGGTGTTATATTGggtaaaatattaaattacctGCTGTCGACTAGTGCTAGTCTCGCGCTTTGTCACACCCCATTTGGATTGTGACCagtctaactcaccgtgacaATACATAGTCAACCTATTGATGAAACCACGCCCTGTGCTGGCCCCTTTGTCGGTTAATAATTcccaatttttaataatgataattatttttgctaattaaaataatattattgttttacttggtaaaagaaaaaggaaattacattttttttacagCACGAAGTAACATGGCAAGCAACATTGAATTTGCCGCCATATTCAATCGGCTTTTGTACGGTCTCCGGGTCTTTTCTGCTCTCCCGGTTCCGAACACCAATAAGTGCGAATCTCACGCTCCCCCACCATGCCCGTCCCCTCTACGCGCCCCCCAAAACTTAACGGCTCTCTCTGTTAAAcggtaattaaaataaatcaatcgATCAATTCCCTTTTCTGTTTTACGATGGTGAAACCGCGAGTAAAGCCGAGATCAATTCTCACTCGAACATTAACACGACATAAGCTATAGCACTACACGTACACGTACGGTCTCTCCAAATGACATGCAATTTATCATTGTACACATCTCATAGTTAACTAATTTTCTTGATATACTGTGAAATACTGAATTATGTACTCCTTTGCTAGAAGACCCTATGACCTCATGGCAACAATCAAATATCTATGAAGCATTTTACTTAATtcgatatatattattgaatgCATCATAcctgttaattttttttaaaggattGGTTATTCATCTTAATTTTTGTGCAATTATTAATAGAAAGAACAGTGAAATTCGGTTTACTGCCTCTCGTACGTAACgttattttattagttttcgTAGTTTTCAGGGAAAAAACGCAGAGGAGAActagcctatatatatatggatcaGTGAATGACAAATATTAAAAACGTTGCTGCAAATTTCTTGGACCCTGCCCCATAGAGCCCAACACCAACACAAGATTAtcttaaattataattgtatagCAATAATATAGACGCATACGTATAAtgcaacaaaaaatttaataaaccTGAAAAAGGTATATCAACTTGTTGAGATAAATATCAAATACATCTCCCAATTTGACCTGCCTATACGTCTTTCTACATATACAAATATGATGTGTGCGTgtgtttgcatgttttgatAATTGTGTCTGCgcttttaatttcaaaaatgtcCATGAGAAAAGATACATCATTTAATTGATTTCCCATTAGTGCCATatgttattctttttttttcggtggattaatttgatattattttcttatgtgctatataattatatattaccaATTAGACATTCAAATCCATGCATAAAAAGCAATTTATTTATGTTAATCAGAAGCCACACTTTTGGTAATTTATTTGTGTTTATACCAAACTATTTGTTTTTGGTTACCAAGGAGACCATGAGattgataaaaagaaattaaaaatttaataaaggtATAGCAACCCAAAACCTCTAAAATTATTAGCAAAatggaacaaaaaaaatttattaagcaAAAACGCTAGCACTACACCTCTTTTTGTTATATGTTTAGTTTTAACTAGTTAATATCCGCGGATTGCAGGGAAAACTTTTGTCAATCTTCGCATGACGAAAAATAAATACTTACACATATGGCATATAAACAAATGCagatagaaagaaaagacATATTCAAAACATATCGAGgagattttttcaattaccaaaaaaattttaaaattttcaaaaaatttaataatatattattacatgatatataatatgaataaataatcAAAGTACATTGAATATAATACAATCAAAATATTGTAAATGTTcattgaattgaaattaaaaagtcAATTCAACGTCGAATCGAGAGTTTCGTATTTGGGTTCCATGGTGCATTCTCTTTTCACTTGTCGGcgatttattttcctttttgtaaAATACATACCTCTTTTTCAGTAATTTATCATAAACTAATATTCAggtttaatataaaataataacaacaaaatTTTTGACCTGAAATAAGCCAGAGGGGCTTCATGTAGAAGCAAGAGATGTTTGTTCGATCCATCTTCTCTTCTCTGCCATGCATGCACGTGTAATTAAAGTTTCATTGATCTTTTTGGTTCCATTCAAAAGGCCAAATTAATTCCTTTTGAATCGATAAAGTTTATTTAAAACAGTCTTCCTCTGCAAGCAATAACACTTGTGCACATATCTGcgcagctttttttttttttccagctaGTTTCTTCATCACGCCTAGTGCTGCCATTGATAAATCGATTTACTGTCGTTCATTAACGACTTACTAACTCagagaaattaagaaaagtaTCATCAACCGGTTCATATGTACGCCGACTTGATTTACAGTTcacttcatatatattttttatgcatTGTTTTCTCATCAGAAGATAAAAGTTATACCGTACAAAGCAAGCGGACATGGATTTATCTTAGTAGTTATCATCCTAAACAAGTGGTAGGTCGTTAACAGGCCAGGCCAACttgtgaatatatatttttgtgaatCGAACGTGTGCATGGTGTAATTGATGGTCGTACTAGCTAGATGCTTAGTAGATGATctataaaattcagagctagCTAAAATTTAACATTATCaagttacatatatatacgaaCCAAACAGCTTTATCACAggtatgtgtgtatatatatatatatatatatttgtatatgtatatgtatgtttgTGTTGTACAAACGGTATATGGAGCATACATGAAAATGCGCAATTATGTTAACCCTTTACGTCTCGAACAGAGCATgcagatatatataattaattataacttgattaattaattagattatttatatttatttagctTTGAACATAAGTCTGAgctgataaaaataaaaccgGCGGTAGAGTTAAAAGGGCTGTTTAAAAAACCGGCCCGTGTGGAGTTTTGTCCGGAGACTCGACGACAGCCGGTCACCGATCTCAGCCGTTGCGGGCCCCCACCCCCCCCGCTCACTGACACTCCACTGTACCGGTCACCGGCGCCGTTCACTCCCATTCACTGATTAACATGAAAATATCTtccatgaaattaaaaaaatctggTGCAACTTCGATTCTCGTACATATCATATATTTAGCCggtcttattattattattattatcttattattattgttttcatCAATGGATATAACCACGTATAATAATGGTTTTTATTTGGGAATAGAATAATTGTAcattcaataaataaaattttcactgaGTCTATTAGCCGTTTTCGACGTCTCTGTCCAACCAAAATATGTTTTAAGTTGATGTGCATTGAAATACAACTATATATCATGtcaaaaatattattctttcAATATAATACAGAAAAAAAGGTATTTCAGTAATTGAATTGGCATTGCCCATTCTCGATACTTTAATAGTTCGATGAATTGTTTGCTAATTAATGGTCGATTGTGTACTAAGTTGGGCTATGATTCCGACCTTAATCGAATAGCTATGATGGAAGAATTTCTAAATGAGGtttgagaaataaaaatccCAATACgtataacaataataatattaatagaaCATCTTTCGATTGTCTTGCTGTGTTGCAATAGCATCATGCCCCAAGGCATCTCATGGGCCGggcccttaggagtccaagcCCACGACAGGATTGATACGACCCGAACCATTTTCTCCGACCCGACTCCGCTTCTATTTTGGGCACGTTTCCCGTCATCGAAGAGTCTCATTCATCGTCATCGCCCCGAGTTCCAACTCGCCCTGTCAGACCACCGTCGTTTGTTTTGAGCTCCGAACTCGCTCCGTCACCGGCGATGGACTACCGGTTCAGATCGCAGAGGCGAGTCCAGATCGACGAGCCCCAGGCTCCTCCCAAGTTCGACGACGCCGGAGACGAGCCCCGGAGGACGATGAGGAGGAGCACAGCCTTAGGTTAAGGCCGTCAGATAGCAATGTCAGCGATGATCAGGAGCCTTTCATGGGTTTCAAGGTCCGCAGGAAGGCGTCCCTTCACCGGGAATACAGGGGAGACTACCTTGACGTGCCCTCGCATCCGTCCCTGATGAAAATTCTGCAGAAACAAGGTTCGGTTTGAGCTTCTTGGTTCGATTTAATGGCGGCTTTTAGGAATTGATCGTTTGCTTTTCCATTTATGTGTGGCATTTAGCTGTAGTTGACGAATCAATTTCAGAAATTCAGGCTGTGAATGTTTAGGTCAATTATGCTCCTATGATTTCTATTCAGCTAGTTTAGTGTCTGGATTTGGAGGATGAGTGATTGCCACATTAATGAAACTTTCGCAAAGCCTTGATCCTGAATTGTCGATGTGTGTAGCATTTGTGAACAACATCTGCTTCTTCAATATCATCTCAATTTCGTATCAGTGACATTCTTATTATTGATGCAAAATCCTCTTCCAGAACGATGAAATTCCGCCCTCTGAGCTACTAAAAGGCGgcatttttccaatttctaTTGCCAATTCATCCTTGATAGATGCATTTGTCATATGCTGTTGAACCTCTATCTTGTTCGACCAAGAGTTTCCTTCACATCTCCAGTTTAGACTGGTAGCATGAGTTGAattcttataataattttctttattttgggGTTCTTTGTATGACAAAATATGAGCATCAACAGCTCTTTACTCAATCTGTCAACTTTATCGCTTTATGTTCTTTTCGAGGTTGGATCGTACGCTTATGTTTGTAGATGGCAACAGCTTTTATGATATATTAGATTTAGATGGCAAACTGGTTTCCACGAGATTTGGATGCATCTAGTTTTCTTCTTAAAAATTTATGCACTAGCTctaagtttctttttttattgccAATGTTACCTCAAGCAAAAAAACGGGTTGGTAGTTGCTACTTTGACCTTTCTTTCAGCATAGGTAACCCACAGGATAAATCATATGAATAAGATGAGTTGTAAACATTATCTTCTTAGAGTTGCTTGTGGGTATAGTAATCCAGATAATTTTTGCATTTGATTTGATTGAGTACATATGCTGTAATGTCGATTTATCCAATGCGTCTTCTGCTGAATTGGCTTTTAACTTGAATATCATGTGGACATACTTAATTTTGACTCCACCTGCATATCCTATATGTaatgcttatatatattccatttCCTGGACTCTGCAGGAGATAAGCAAGTTCTCTTTGCTGACAAAGTCCTGAAGTTCACTGGTTCTGGGAAAATGAAACGGCGTATCCTACTCATTACCGATTttgcaatttatattattgaCCCCGAGACTGATGCCCTCAAGCGGCGAATAGCTCTGGCAGCTGTAGAGAAGATGTGTTTGAGTGAATTAAGTGACAACTTCTTTGCAATCATAGTCCCCACGGAGTACGACTTACTCATGGCAAGTACTCGAAAGACAGAGATTGTAACTGTATTGGTCGAGGCCACAAAATCCGACTACGAACTCGAGGTGAACTTTTCCAAAGGGTACAAGAACTCGGACCTATTTCTCTTTTACATAATGTTTCTTCTGTTCATATGCCCAAGTACTGCTCTTACTGGATCGAGTTCCTTTCCAGGTTTGAGTATAATGCAGCTGCTGAATTGGTCAAGGAAGTCCAGTTCGAGGAGGTCGAAGGTATTTAATTATGTTCATTGATTGTCAAGACGAACTGGAGTTTCAGTATTCACTATTGTTACTCACACTATTTATCCATTCATATTCAGGAGGCGTGAAGACAAGAATCTTGAGGAAGTAAATCTCTTTGTATACTTGGATACTGTTTACGTCTATACCCTACTGGGAATTCGATGATCTATAGATGATTGGGAACACACTTTCAGTGACCATATTTCGAATATGCCCATTTCATTATTGTGTCTAGACTTGTGGATTCGCTTCCTTTGtctttactttttcattttttgaggGGAGAGTGTATTTAAAGGTGTGAGAGGTAGATTTTCTTAGTATTGTCGACCAACTGTTCCACGAAATACATTTCGTGATAATTTGATTTACATAATCGATGTAAATTGTTTCTGAGCAGCTGATTCTTCCTTTGTTGTTTGGAATGTTGAGCGAAAGTTATAGAACTTTTGTAAGTAAAGGAGAATGGGAATCATGTTACTTTATCGATACAATCAGCCACGGGGAATGAGATTAGATCATTGTCGAGCAAGGGAGAACTTTGCTCGAGGATTTTAAAACTAACGGTAGAGAATATGCTTTCAGTTTTTATGCCTGCGGGAAATGAAATGGACTTTTCTGATCGACAGACGGCTGATCTTTACTTTTCGCTTGATAAACGGTCTCCACCATTTCAAGGACTTCTGCCATTTTCGGTCTCTCCTCTGGTGTGGTAGCAACACAAGCCAACCCTATCTTGAGCATCCCTATCATTTCGTCCTCTATGTTAGGGCACCTCAGAAGCTCCAGATCGAAGACCTCCGCACTCCACTCCTCTCGAACCACCGACTGCACCCATCTAACCAGGTGGACCTTTGCGGCGTGTGTCGGCGACTTTCCAGTCAGAAGCTCCAGCAGAAGAACCCCGAAGCTGTACACATCCGATTCCTGGCATGCATTTTGAGCATCTAACATTTCAGGAGCTCGATACCCCGCTGCTCGCAGTGATGCTGGCATCATCGGGTTCATCAATGTTGTAAGCCCTATGTCTGAAACACACCCGAATCCTTGGGTGTTTAAGAAGATGTTAGAAGCCTTCAGGTTACCGTGCACCAGTCTTTTGCCATTGTGTGCGTGGATATATGCTAAACCTCTGGCTGCACCAACTGCTATCTTTACTCGGCGTTCCCAACTCAGCCGGCTTTGTCGACCTGCTATTTTGCCTGCAATGGTAGACCTTACTGACTGAATGAAAGCAAGACCAGAAAGCAAAAATGGACTAAAAGAGCGGGAGATGAGATTATGTATACCGTGTAGAATTGAAGATACGCTTCCTTCGCTGAAATAATCATAAACTAACATCTTCTCATCCCTGGAGCAGTAGTAAGCCCTCAAGGGGGCAATATTCTCATGACGGAGCGTTCCAACTGTCTCCATGAGCAGCTCGAACTTGGCTGCAGCGACACTGAGTTCCGCCACCCACTTAATCGCTACCTCATTCCCGTCCTTGAGAACTGCCTTATATGTATGTCCAAATGTGCCTTTCCCGAGCACCTCGGCCGGCAGCTTCAGCAGGTGCTTGAACCGCAAGGAATAACTGAAACCGGCAAAAGACATGATCTTGTCATCCCTTGTTGGATTCTGCTTAATCGGCTTCTTCCCAGAAGAGCCTCCCTTTGAATCCAATGAGGTTTCATAGTCAACCCCGTTGCTTGAGCAACAAGTAATCACCAAGAGGGAGGTTACAGCAAATCCAACCGCACAAGCACCCAGAGCAATCCCTAACAGTGCCGGTTCACCAAGTTTTTCGATCTTTATGCGATGGTCAGAATCTGATGCCTCCAATGCCAGATTGTTTCCCAGAAATGCCCAGCTCGGGAACCTCTGGAGCGACTTTGGCATGGTTCCATTGAGCTTATTGTTGGCTAAACTTATCCACTTCAAGTTAGGCAGGTTGAGATCAGGAATCTCACCTGAGAGTGAGTTGTTGGCTAGATTCAGAGCCGCGATATGAGTCAACTTCGAAATAGAATCGGGAATGCTCCCACTGAATCCATTATTGGATAGATCGAGAACCGTGAGGTTCTCCCAGACAGAGAAGTCTGAGGGCAGCGGGCCCGACAAGAAATTAAACCGGAGGCTCAGGACCTGAATGCTGAAGAGGCGGGTGAGTGTGTTGGGCGGGATTGGTCCACGGAGTCCTCTTCCAGGAAGTCGTAGAGATACTACCCGAGACCGGTCATCTGAGCAGGTCACCCCGGTCCAAGCCTCGCAGACGGGAGTGTCCTGTCTCCAGTTAAGGGCACGGGCGTGACGCGTTCCCAAAAGGAAGTCGAGCAGGGCACGCTTGTCTTCATCCAGGTCGGCGAGAACTGGAGGGAAAGCCAGTTCTCGGGACAGGAACAGAATCGCAGAAATGATCAATAGGAGGTTCTTGCCTCTAGTTCTTCCCATGTCCCGTGCTTCCAAATGCTGATGAAACTGATAACCCCTTCAATGTCGAAGAGTAAAAAGCTGTTGGTGGGAATGTAAGCGTTGAATTGAAGTGAGGAAAAGATGAGCTGTTGTTCCTTGCAGAAGCAGCATCAAAAGTTCAAACTTTACATGGCGAAGCGAAAGCTgctttaaatatatatcttaaGAAAACTTTAACAGCAAGATCAGAGTGGCGCAGCGGAAGCGTGGTGGGCCCATAACCCACAGGTCCCAGGATCGAAACCTGGCTCTGATAATATACAGAGTGGCTTCcgactttttcttttttaaaaaaatttccccCTATATAAACGGCGCCGTTTATGGATCCGcgatatattttaattgaaataaaagagatattatattttaattgaacGAGAAAAAGAGGGGATGATAATCGAGAAAtgaaaggggaagaagaagaagagatgaGCGATGATGACGAAACCCTAATCGTCCCCAAAATCTCGCGATAATCCGcagcttcctcttctctgctgctccccttccGTCGAGAAGATCTCtcaccttctctctctctctctctctctctcggcctTTCTCTGCGTAAGCTTCCATTTATCTTCTCGTtccattttctctctctctctctctgtcacTCTCGCACTGAGTTCTCATCCTCCAACTCGTTGTTTGATTGCTGAGACGATGGCTGCAACTAGTACTATGTCCTTAACTCTGCCAcagaaatgaaaattgatgaaGATGGTGAATTTAATTGTCGGTTAAAGATGCTAAATTATTACGAAAGGCTTCTCCTTTTGTCGATGTCTATGCTGAATTTGTAGTTCGAGTTGTTACGATCAGGCTTTGTCTGGACTGGAGAGAAATGGAGGGAAAATGGAGGCTATCCCCTCCATTCCTCTCCAATCCAAAACAAAAGGGTAAGTCAATTGTGCAGTCTAACCTTTGCCAGTCAATTAAAAATCCGATCTTCCTCGTACCTTTGTGTTCTCGGTTCTGAAAAATCTGAacttttctgtatacagaatgACCTTAGTGACATCCTCCTCTTCTATTTGTGTGTGCGACCATTCAGGTGAATCTGCAGCTAGTGTGGGCACGGAGGTTTCTGCTCTATAAGTAAGTTCGTGTTTGTGCCTTTTGTTTGCTGCATTTGATCGAATTTTGCCAGCATTCTGATGAGAACCTTGTGTTGTTGGCAGTGGTGAGGGAGAAAGATGTTTGTTGGGAGTATGCCGATAAATTAGATGGGAACAAGGTGAGATGCAAGTTCTGCCTCAGAGTTTTAAATGGTGGCATTAGTAGGTTAAAGCATCACCTCTCCCGGCTCCCTAGTaaaggcgtgaacccgtgtagcAAAGTGCGGGATGACGTTACTGATAGGGTGAGAGCGATACTAGCAACCAAGGAAGAGGTCAGGGAGTCGCCTAGTGCCACTAAGAAGCAAAAGTTGGCGGTGCCCGAAGCTAAATCTCCCGTGAGTAATGCGGCAAATAAAGTTTTCATGCCTCTAGAGGGTTCCCCTGCAATGAACAGAGTTTTTTCGCCGATCTCTCCGATGGGGTCTTCTTCCCTCAACAACCAAGAAAATGCAGAGAGGAGTATCGCCCTCTTCTTTTTCGAGAATAAGCTGGACTTCAGCGTAGCCCGTTCTTCATCATATCTGTCGATGATCGATGCAGTTGGAAAATGTGGGCCTGGGTTTATACCTCCTTCTCCAGAAACCTTGAGGACCACCTGGCTTGGAAAGATCAAGTCTGAAGTGAGCCTGCAATCCAAAGATATCGAGAAGGAGTGGACCACTACGGGGTGTACTATAATTGCAGATACATGGACCGACAATAAATCGAGAGCTCTAATAAACTTTTTTGTTTCCTCACCATCTAGGACATTCTTTCACAAGTCAGTTGATGCCTCCTCGTACTTCAAGAACACCAAGAGCCTCGCCGATCTGTTCGACTCCATGATTCAAGAATTTGGCCCAGAGAATGTTGTGCAGATAATCGTGGACAGCAGTTTGAACTATACTGGAATCGTGAGCCATATCCTGCAGAACTATGGGACCATCTTTGTCTCTCCCTGCGCTTCTCAGTGTTTGAATCTTATCTTGGAGGACTTTTCTCGGGTAGATTGGGTGAACAGATGCATCTCCCAGGCACAGACTATCACGAAGGTTATCTATAACAATTCCTTGATGCTCGATCTGATGAAGAGGTTCACTGGCGGGCAGGAGCTGATTAGGACAGGAATTACAAAATCAGTGTCAAACTTCCTCTCTTTGCAGTCAATGTTGAAGCAAAGGTCCAAGCTAAAGCAACTGTTCAACAGCCCTGAATATTCTACGAACTCCTCGTACACCACAAATAAGTCACTGAGCATTTCATGTATTGCCACAGTCGAGGACAACGATTTCTGGAGAGCTATGGAAGAGTGCGTTGCCATTTCAGAGCCTTTCCTTCGAGCTCTTAGAGAGGTTTCGGGAGGAAAGCCTGCTGTGGGCTCCATATATGAGCTGATGACAAGGGCAAAGGAATCAATTAGGACGTACTATATAATGGACGAGAACAAGTGCAAGACGTTCTTGGACATTGTCGATAGGAAGTGGAGGGAGCAGCTGCTGACACCCTTGCACGCTGCGGCAGCATTCTTGAACCCGAGTATCCAGTATAATCCCGAGATCAAGTTCCTCACATCCATTAAAGGGGACTTCTATAAAGTCCTCGAGAAGCTGCTTCCTGCACCTGAGATGAGGCGAGACCTCACCAATCAAATCATCACATTCACTCGAGCTCAGGGGCTGTTTGGATGCAACCTAGCAATGGAGTCCAGGGAGACGGTTGCACCAGGTACATCCTCCAGTTTCTCCATGGGGTTAGGGCCCTCCTACGGGCttaaatattaagaaaattttaaggaGTCGGTCACAACGGTTATCTTTTGGCCACTCTCGTGCTCATACAACTTGGCGCATTGAAAACCATCTAGAATTGCAAAAGATAATCTCGAGTCCCGACTGTTAACAACAGATGGGCTCGTGCAATTCAAGCTGCTGGGAGGCGTAGTATTGTTGATGTTTTTTCTGGCTTTTAGAAGGTTAGCTGATCTAGTTATCATTCCATCTACTGTACAGGACTTTGGTGGGAACAATATGGAGACTCTGCACCTGCTCTACAAAGAGTTGCGATAAGAATCCTAAGCCAAGTATGCAGCAGTTTCACCTTCGAGAGGCACTGGGGCACGTTCCAGCAGATCCACTCGGAGAAGCGCAACAAGATCGACAAGGAGACAATGAACGAACTCATCTATATCAACTACAATCTCAGATTAGGGAAACAGATGCGGTTCTTGGAAGCTGACCCGATTCAGTTCGAGGACATTGACATGACCTCAGAGTGGGTTGAGGAGAGCGAGAGCCCAAGCCCAACCCAGTGGCTCGATCGGTTTGGTTCAGCACTGGATGGGAGCGACTTAAACACGAGGCAGTTTAATGCCGCTATCTTCGGGGCAAACGACCATATATTTGGGTTGTGATGTGTTTGTTAACTTCGGTATATAATGATTTGACTAGTGATCCTGTAAATTAGTAGATGATTGTTATTGTAAGATAGATTGTTAGTTGACTTCCCGCAGTATATGATGTCTCTGTGATATGTACCATGCCCGCACCGTCTCGGTCCCCTGATAGTAGGATCTCCCTGTtgccttttccttttcatcgCGGTGAGAGATCTTACCGTCCTGGATGATGCGGGCGCCGTAGCGCGGCGTTAGCATAGAATTTCCAGTGTACTTAGAGGTGATCGAAGCTTGGCAACGAATCTTCCGTGCGTTTCTAATCTGGACAACAAAACAGCACGTTATCAGGTTGATCATAAAAGTTTCCGCAGGGactcaattttataaaaactcaaaatcgAGGGACTCCtgaaaaaattctcaaaaatTCTCCGACCACCAGCGAACGTCATTTCCTCCGAAACCAGACAACACTCCGACCACTCGGCTTACGCGGCTGCTTCTTCGACCTTCCTCtgaccctctctctctctctctcctcggATGGTCTACGATTTCGAGTTCCGGGAAGCAGG is a genomic window containing:
- the LOC116204407 gene encoding myosin heavy chain IB-like; protein product: MEEFLNEESKPTTGLIRPEPFSPTRLRFYFGHVSRHRRVSFIVIAPSSNSPCQTTVVCFELRTRSVTGDGLPVQIAEASPDRRAPGSSQVRRRRRRAPEDDEEEHSLRLRPSDSNVSDDQEPFMGFKVRRKASLHREYRGDYLDVPSHPSLMKILQKQGDKQVLFADKVLKFTGSGKMKRRILLITDFAIYIIDPETDALKRRIALAAVEKMCLSELSDNFFAIIVPTEYDLLMASTRKTEIVTVLVEATKSDYELEVNFSKGFEYNAAAELVKEVQFEEVEGGVKTRILRK
- the LOC116206231 gene encoding probable inactive receptor kinase At4g23740, with the translated sequence MGRTRGKNLLLIISAILFLSRELAFPPVLADLDEDKRALLDFLLGTRHARALNWRQDTPVCEAWTGVTCSDDRSRVVSLRLPGRGLRGPIPPNTLTRLFSIQVLSLRFNFLSGPLPSDFSVWENLTVLDLSNNGFSGSIPDSISKLTHIAALNLANNSLSGEIPDLNLPNLKWISLANNKLNGTMPKSLQRFPSWAFLGNNLALEASDSDHRIKIEKLGEPALLGIALGACAVGFAVTSLLVITCCSSNGVDYETSLDSKGGSSGKKPIKQNPTRDDKIMSFAGFSYSLRFKHLLKLPAEVLGKGTFGHTYKAVLKDGNEVAIKWVAELSVAAAKFELLMETVGTLRHENIAPLRAYYCSRDEKMLVYDYFSEGSVSSILHGKIAGRQSRLSWERRVKIAVGAARGLAYIHAHNGKRLVHGNLKASNIFLNTQGFGCVSDIGLTTLMNPMMPASLRAAGYRAPEMLDAQNACQESDVYSFGVLLLELLTGKSPTHAAKVHLVRWVQSVVREEWSAEVFDLELLRCPNIEDEMIGMLKIGLACVATTPEERPKMAEVLEMVETVYQAKSKDQPSVDQKSPFHFPQA
- the LOC116203752 gene encoding uncharacterized protein LOC116203752 isoform X1 is translated as MVREKDVCWEYADKLDGNKVRCKFCLRVLNGGISRLKHHLSRLPSKGVNPCSKVRDDVTDRVRAILATKEEVRESPSATKKQKLAVPEAKSPVSNAANKVFMPLEGSPAMNRVFSPISPMGSSSLNNQENAERSIALFFFENKLDFSVARSSSYLSMIDAVGKCGPGFIPPSPETLRTTWLGKIKSEVSLQSKDIEKEWTTTGCTIIADTWTDNKSRALINFFVSSPSRTFFHKSVDASSYFKNTKSLADLFDSMIQEFGPENVVQIIVDSSLNYTGIVSHILQNYGTIFVSPCASQCLNLILEDFSRVDWVNRCISQAQTITKVIYNNSLMLDLMKRFTGGQELIRTGITKSVSNFLSLQSMLKQRSKLKQLFNSPEYSTNSSYTTNKSLSISCIATVEDNDFWRAMEECVAISEPFLRALREVSGGKPAVGSIYELMTRAKESIRTYYIMDENKCKTFLDIVDRKWREQLLTPLHAAAAFLNPSIQYNPEIKFLTSIKGDFYKVLEKLLPAPEMRRDLTNQIITFTRAQGLFGCNLAMESRETVAPGLWWEQYGDSAPALQRVAIRILSQVCSSFTFERHWGTFQQIHSEKRNKIDKETMNELIYINYNLRLGKQMRFLEADPIQFEDIDMTSEWVEESESPSPTQWLDRFGSALDGSDLNTRQFNAAIFGANDHIFGL